The genomic interval GCAGCTGTTCGATTCCAGGGTCGGCCGCCTCTCGCCGGACGAGTACAAAGAGTTCGCACTCCCCTACTCCGCCCGCATCTTCGAAGGCACCGCCGGACTGGGGGTGCCCCGGATCCACTTCGGAACCGGCACGAAGGACCTGCTCGAGCTGATGGCTGCGCCGGACCCGGAGGTGGTCGGGATCGACGCCGCTGTGCCGCTCGACGAGGCGTGGGACCGGGTCGGCCACGACAAGGCGGTCCAGGGCAACCTCGACTCGAAGCTGCTGCTAGGCGACCCCGAGACCATGGTCAAGGAGGCCAAAGCGGTCCTCCAGAGGGCCGCCGGACGGCCGG from Actinomycetota bacterium carries:
- a CDS encoding uroporphyrinogen decarboxylase family protein, which codes for QLFDSRVGRLSPDEYKEFALPYSARIFEGTAGLGVPRIHFGTGTKDLLELMAAPDPEVVGIDAAVPLDEAWDRVGHDKAVQGNLDSKLLLGDPETMVKEAKAVLQRAAGRPGHVFNLGHGVLPDTPLDNLKLLVDTVHGYSV